One Amycolatopsis sp. NBC_00355 genomic window carries:
- a CDS encoding serine/threonine-protein kinase, translated as MSSEGTIVGGRFRLDQPIGRGRAGIVWLAFDTRLFRTVAMKRMYLPVGAGDRAEQARAAAMQEGKDAARIEHASAIKVFDVLPEGQDVWLVMEYIPSRSMATFLAEHGRLTPDQAAALGIQLGNALTAIHAAGFVHRTLEPGTVLLADDGGVKLTDIGISGGGPSPAYVAPEVARGLPPSPPADVFSLGATLYTSVEGVPPFGEDGQSSERPAQNAGVLTAALRKMLRSDPTTRPTMADTVRSLSAITEGRETAFIPPTAPGIPPPPPPPAPPFNPAHTPAAPPLPPSGPQYQQQIPLTTPAPGYSSAEETQRMQPVPPSEQATQFVSAPVPQSPAPQQAAAADDWNLPVSKKTLITVAAILAAVLVGILVSELFFV; from the coding sequence TTGAGTTCTGAAGGCACCATCGTCGGCGGCCGGTTCCGGCTGGACCAGCCGATCGGCCGCGGCCGCGCCGGGATCGTCTGGCTGGCGTTCGACACGCGGCTGTTCCGCACCGTCGCGATGAAGCGGATGTACCTCCCGGTCGGCGCCGGCGACCGCGCCGAGCAGGCGCGCGCGGCCGCGATGCAGGAGGGCAAGGACGCGGCCCGGATCGAGCACGCGTCCGCGATCAAGGTGTTCGACGTGCTGCCCGAGGGCCAGGACGTCTGGCTGGTGATGGAGTACATCCCGTCGCGCAGCATGGCGACGTTCCTCGCCGAGCACGGCCGGCTCACCCCGGACCAGGCGGCGGCGCTGGGGATCCAGCTCGGCAACGCGCTCACCGCGATCCACGCGGCCGGGTTCGTGCACCGCACGCTCGAGCCGGGCACCGTGCTGCTCGCCGACGACGGCGGGGTGAAGCTCACCGACATCGGCATCAGCGGCGGCGGGCCGAGCCCGGCGTACGTGGCGCCCGAGGTGGCGCGCGGCCTGCCGCCGTCGCCGCCCGCGGACGTCTTCTCCCTCGGCGCGACGCTCTACACCTCGGTGGAGGGCGTGCCGCCGTTCGGCGAGGACGGGCAGTCTTCGGAGCGCCCGGCGCAGAACGCCGGCGTGCTCACCGCGGCGCTGCGCAAGATGCTGCGCTCGGACCCGACGACCCGGCCGACGATGGCCGACACGGTCCGCTCGCTGAGCGCGATCACCGAGGGCCGCGAGACGGCGTTCATCCCGCCGACCGCACCCGGCATCCCGCCGCCACCACCCCCGCCGGCGCCGCCGTTCAACCCGGCGCACACACCCGCGGCGCCGCCGCTGCCGCCGTCGGGACCGCAGTACCAGCAGCAGATCCCGCTCACCACGCCCGCACCCGGCTACTCCTCGGCGGAGGAGACGCAGCGGATGCAGCCGGTGCCGCCGTCGGAGCAGGCGACGCAGTTCGTGTCCGCACCGGTGCCCCAGTCGCCGGCCCCGCAGCAGGCCGCGGCCGCGGACGACTGGAACCTGCCGGTGTCGAAGAAGACGCTGATCACCGTGGCCGCGATCCTCGCGGCCGTGCTGGTGGGCATCCTCGTCTCGGAACTGTTCTTCGTTTAA
- a CDS encoding serine/threonine-protein kinase: protein MSDEGRLVAGRYRIDGRIGTGAMGAVWQAHDEVLGRTVAIKQLLLHSHLDEHDAEDARQRTMREGRIAARLHHPNAISVFDVVTDDNGQPCLIMEYLNSTSLAAVLQERRTLPPTEVARIGAQVAAALREAHAVGIVHRDIKPGNILLGGNGVVKITDFGISRAKDDVTVTKTGMIAGTPAYLAPEVAIGGDPGPESDVFSLGSTLYAACEGQPPFGLSENTLSLLHAVAAGQINPPRQSGPLASVLAVLLHPDIEHRPTAEECEELLAAVARGELPLGGPAEETMLAPAAGVLGAAALADPGATQMFDEIPAGHSGTLLGGGAAPTQAVPFYDEDDYAEGTGYPEDDYDRGYTRYPEDDHPYEAGGVPPGLAATRAVPVPPHGQQDPYADDQYDDYEDEPAPPPPPRQRPQASPPPDDDEKPGAWKRPAIIGGIVVIGLVALGVWLLSPNNPQAPATPISSNRPTPAATSQSLPSTTDELPTSTVDLPSSTNEPTTSAKRTTTRQTQPEQTTTPRTTTPKPTTSEPTTTPPPDSSITPTSTTP from the coding sequence GTGAGCGACGAGGGTCGCCTGGTCGCCGGTCGGTACCGCATCGACGGCCGGATCGGCACGGGCGCGATGGGGGCCGTCTGGCAGGCGCACGACGAAGTCCTGGGCCGCACCGTGGCCATCAAGCAGCTGCTGCTCCATTCCCACCTGGACGAGCACGACGCCGAAGACGCCCGGCAGCGCACCATGCGCGAGGGCCGGATCGCGGCCCGGCTGCACCACCCGAACGCCATCTCCGTGTTCGACGTCGTCACCGACGACAACGGCCAGCCGTGCCTGATCATGGAGTACCTCAACTCCACCAGCCTGGCCGCCGTGCTGCAGGAACGCCGCACGCTGCCGCCGACCGAGGTGGCGCGCATCGGCGCCCAGGTCGCCGCGGCGCTGCGCGAGGCGCACGCGGTCGGCATCGTGCACCGCGACATCAAGCCGGGCAACATCCTGCTCGGCGGCAACGGCGTCGTGAAGATCACCGACTTCGGCATCTCCCGCGCCAAGGACGACGTCACGGTCACCAAGACCGGGATGATCGCCGGCACGCCCGCGTACCTGGCCCCGGAGGTCGCCATCGGCGGTGATCCCGGTCCGGAGTCCGACGTGTTCTCCCTCGGGTCCACGCTCTACGCCGCGTGCGAAGGCCAGCCGCCGTTCGGCCTGTCCGAGAACACGCTGAGCCTGCTGCACGCAGTCGCCGCAGGGCAGATCAACCCGCCGCGCCAGTCCGGGCCGCTGGCCAGCGTCCTGGCCGTGCTGCTGCACCCGGACATCGAGCACCGGCCGACCGCCGAGGAGTGCGAAGAGCTGCTCGCCGCCGTCGCGCGCGGCGAACTGCCGCTCGGCGGGCCGGCGGAGGAGACCATGCTGGCCCCCGCGGCCGGCGTGCTCGGCGCGGCCGCACTCGCCGACCCCGGCGCGACCCAGATGTTCGACGAGATCCCCGCGGGCCACTCGGGCACGCTGCTGGGCGGCGGCGCGGCGCCGACGCAGGCCGTGCCGTTCTACGACGAGGACGACTACGCCGAGGGCACGGGCTACCCCGAGGACGACTACGACCGCGGGTACACGCGCTACCCGGAGGACGATCACCCGTACGAGGCCGGAGGCGTGCCTCCCGGCCTCGCCGCGACCCGTGCGGTGCCGGTGCCCCCGCACGGCCAGCAGGACCCGTACGCGGACGACCAGTACGACGACTACGAAGACGAGCCGGCCCCGCCTCCCCCGCCGCGGCAGCGTCCGCAGGCGAGCCCGCCGCCGGACGACGACGAGAAGCCCGGGGCCTGGAAGCGCCCGGCGATCATCGGCGGCATCGTGGTCATCGGCCTGGTCGCGCTGGGTGTCTGGCTGCTGAGCCCGAACAACCCGCAGGCGCCGGCGACGCCGATCTCGAGCAACCGGCCGACCCCGGCCGCGACGTCGCAGTCGCTGCCGTCGACGACGGACGAGCTGCCGACCAGCACGGTCGACCTGCCGTCGAGCACGAACGAGCCGACCACGTCGGCGAAGCGGACGACGACACGGCAGACTCAGCCGGAGCAGACCACGACTCCGCGGACGACGACTCCGAAGCCGACGACCTCCGAGCCGACGACTACTCCCCCGCCCGACTCGTCCATTACGCCGACTAGCACCACGCCGTGA
- a CDS encoding chorismate mutase: MNAQATNADGQPAEHTPAGDDIASLRQEIDWLDKEILRLVKRRVEVSKTIGAARMAAGGTRIVYNREMDVLARYRELGPEGRQLAMALLNLGRGRLGR; the protein is encoded by the coding sequence ATGAACGCACAAGCGACGAACGCCGACGGCCAGCCCGCCGAGCACACCCCCGCCGGTGACGACATCGCGTCGCTCCGGCAGGAGATCGACTGGCTCGACAAGGAGATCCTGCGGCTGGTGAAACGCCGGGTCGAGGTGTCCAAGACGATCGGGGCGGCGCGGATGGCCGCCGGCGGCACGCGCATCGTCTACAACCGCGAGATGGACGTCCTCGCGCGCTACCGCGAGCTGGGTCCCGAGGGCCGTCAGCTGGCCATGGCGCTGCTGAACCTGGGCCGCGGGCGGCTCGGCCGGTAA
- a CDS encoding DUF1707 SHOCT-like domain-containing protein produces the protein MEDIRPARIRAADADRERVATTVQSAGAEGRLTLEEVEERLTHVYSARFTDELTALTADLPRPAPQWPGFLLSRAALRRHPALRLHLAVVVAIAVVAIVRWAVLGAGFFWPAFPMFWLAASLFIHAGVRAARERARTPVPY, from the coding sequence ATGGAAGACATCCGCCCCGCCCGCATCCGGGCCGCCGACGCCGATCGCGAGCGCGTCGCCACCACCGTCCAGTCCGCCGGCGCCGAAGGCCGGCTCACCCTCGAAGAGGTCGAAGAGCGCCTCACCCACGTCTATTCCGCGCGCTTCACCGACGAACTGACCGCGCTCACCGCCGATCTGCCGCGGCCGGCGCCGCAGTGGCCCGGTTTTCTCCTTTCCCGGGCGGCGCTTCGCCGTCACCCGGCGTTGCGGCTGCACCTCGCTGTGGTGGTCGCCATCGCGGTGGTGGCGATCGTCCGGTGGGCCGTGCTGGGCGCCGGGTTCTTCTGGCCCGCGTTCCCGATGTTCTGGCTCGCGGCGAGTCTCTTCATTCATGCCGGGGTCCGCGCGGCCCGGGAACGCGCCCGGACGCCTGTGCCATACTGA